A genomic stretch from Syntrophaceae bacterium includes:
- the prsR gene encoding PEP-CTERM-box response regulator transcription factor, translating into MRKQKLLIIDDDEDLRTQMKWALAQDYDVVLAEDRASAAAAMKKEKPAVVTLDLGLPPVPAGVEEGFAVLDDILNEHGQTKVIIITGRGEKENALRAVEKGAYDFFYKPILLDELKIVLRRAYHLSQLEREQRDLQRRLSGDTFEGMLGTCGKMQEVFTVIRKVATTDAPVLVMGESGTGKELVARAIHRLSMRQNEPFIVINCGAIPENLMESELFGHEKGAFTGAHIQRKGRFEMAEGGTLFLDEIGELPLPLQVKLLRFLQDRVIERVGGRELIELDNRIIAATNRDLKEGMKDGTFREDLYFRLGVITMFLPPLRDRGGDVILLAKAFLDRYADESRKKIKGFTDKAMDAIEQHPWPGNVREMENRIKRAVIMAEGSKITPVDLEMGVPELRHENLGLKEAREIIERELLTKAIARNGGNLTKAAAELGISRPTLYDMMEKFGMPRT; encoded by the coding sequence ATGAGAAAGCAAAAGCTTCTGATCATTGATGACGACGAGGATCTGCGCACCCAAATGAAATGGGCCCTGGCGCAGGACTATGATGTCGTGCTCGCAGAGGACCGAGCCAGCGCGGCAGCCGCGATGAAGAAGGAAAAACCCGCGGTGGTTACCCTGGATCTCGGCCTCCCTCCCGTGCCTGCAGGCGTCGAGGAGGGGTTTGCCGTTCTGGACGATATTCTCAATGAGCACGGCCAGACGAAAGTGATCATCATCACCGGGCGCGGCGAAAAGGAAAATGCTCTGCGCGCTGTTGAAAAAGGGGCCTACGACTTTTTCTATAAACCGATTCTACTCGACGAGCTAAAGATCGTGCTCCGGCGCGCATACCATCTTTCCCAACTCGAACGGGAACAGAGGGATCTGCAGAGGCGGCTCAGCGGTGACACCTTCGAAGGGATGCTGGGGACCTGCGGAAAAATGCAAGAGGTATTTACAGTTATCCGCAAAGTGGCGACGACGGATGCCCCTGTTCTCGTTATGGGCGAAAGTGGCACAGGCAAGGAACTGGTCGCCCGAGCCATTCACCGGCTCAGCATGCGCCAGAATGAGCCGTTCATTGTGATCAACTGCGGCGCCATCCCCGAAAACCTAATGGAAAGCGAACTATTCGGCCATGAAAAGGGTGCCTTCACCGGAGCACACATACAACGCAAAGGGCGATTCGAAATGGCCGAGGGGGGTACCCTTTTCCTTGATGAAATCGGCGAGCTTCCTCTTCCCTTGCAGGTGAAACTGCTTCGCTTCCTTCAGGATCGTGTTATCGAGCGGGTCGGAGGACGGGAGCTGATCGAATTGGATAACCGAATCATCGCGGCCACTAATCGTGATCTGAAAGAAGGTATGAAAGACGGGACTTTCCGAGAGGACCTCTACTTTCGCCTTGGTGTTATTACAATGTTTCTTCCCCCCTTGAGGGACAGAGGAGGGGATGTAATCCTCCTGGCCAAGGCCTTCCTGGACCGTTATGCGGACGAAAGCAGAAAGAAGATCAAGGGTTTCACAGACAAGGCCATGGATGCTATTGAACAGCATCCTTGGCCCGGAAATGTTCGTGAAATGGAGAATCGGATCAAGCGCGCCGTGATCATGGCTGAGGGTTCGAAGATCACTCCAGTGGATCTGGAGATGGGGGTGCCTGAACTGAGGCACGAAAATTTAGGACTGAAAGAGGCACGAGAAATCATTGAAAGAGAATTGCTTACAAAAGCCATCGCTCGAAACGGTGGAAACCTGACCAAGGCTGCCGCTGAGCTTGGAATCAGCCGCCCAACCCTTTACGACATGATGGAAAAGTTTGGAATGCCGAGGACTTAA